The DNA window ACAAaatgttccctgactatacaggagcctgactGCCAGACTCTCACTCTGGATACATCAaaaggtggcacagtacctgattTGTAGGTTCAGTACACACAGGAActctcagctctgtcagtgtggtaccACACTTCCTAGTCCTGACACACAGACTATGTCGGGCCTtaattacacagctgacctccctggtgtgggtcttaccaaacccctttagctgcctggctggaacatacctgttctcccacaccacacccttcactttctcacagctGGTATATAAACACTTGAAAGactcaaaattagagatgagcgagtactattcgaaacagccgtttcgaatagcacgcacccataggaatgaatggaagcggccggcatgcagactttgccagcagctggctgcttaaccccctgcgtgccagctgcatccattcattcctatgggtgcatgctactattcgaaatgggagtttcgactagtactcactcatctctactcaaaatATCCAATATACCATCTTATCCAATAGAGTGCTTAAAACAATGGTCTAAGTACTGGCTCGTCATTTTATATGATGCAACCTCAATTAGCACTTTATCTTCTTCAGTTCAACCAAATACCCTTTTAAGATATGTTTGGAGAGATAGTGGGAATCAGGTGTAACAAGAAAACATGCATATGGGACCCCAAATAAGTGTGAAATGAACTGGCAGTGTGTCAGCAGTAAATAAAAGCTTAACACACCTTTGCACAACATGAAGATCCTCAGCAAAGCCAGCTTAATTTATTGGGTAATACATGCTTATGGCACTCTTTTGATCTTCATAAATGTTCAAAGCGAGAAGGTAGAGTGAGATTGGTATTTAACGTAACAGCATTATGCATACCCATAATTaacagtttttttcttttcaggTTCTACACAAGTTTGCCCAAATCTCAATACTACTGAGGATGAGGATGCTGCTTTGAAAGACTGCTCTGTTGCTAAATCCATTTCTTCCCTAATGACAACAGAGTTACTTTTGATACATAATCTAATATGGATGAACAGAAACCTCATTCTGAACTGTCATGACCATCAAGTTATTTTTGGAGTGGATGTGAAATTGTTATATTTCAGGAAGCAAAAGATATGGGAAAACAACACGAATGGCTACTTGAAAGAAAGAAGCACTGTAGCTCGGATGTAGAAGCCAACATGAGAACAGAAGGCATGGGCGGAAACTTGAGTTTTTGGGAAAGCCTTGTGACGGGACATCCTGTTTGTACCAACTGGAAGCAGGAGGCTGAGGGATCTATATACCACCTGGCCAGTATTCTCTTTGTATTGGGCTGCATGGGAGGAAGTGGGTTTTCTGGACTTTTATATGTCTACATTTTCTTTGCTTTGAGTTTTCTCTGTACTTGTATTTGGGCCTGGCTGGATGTCTGTGCTGCTGATGTCTTTTCTTGGAACTTCATCCTCCTGGTGATATGTATTGTGCAAATTATTCACCTTGCCTACCAGTTGAGGAGTGTCACCTTTGATAAAGAATTCCAAGATGTCTATGCTTTAGTCTTTCAACCACTGGGGATCTCATTAACTGTTTTTCGAAAGATCATCTCATACTGTAACGCAGAGGTGATAACTTTGGAAAGGGATCACTGCTATGCAATTCAAGGGAAAACACCCATTGATAAACTTTCGTTACTTGTGTCTGGAAGGTTGGTGTTCATgtgtaatttatatatttttgtatcgTGCGATTTGAATTATTTGCATTTATATATCTGCCCGCCATACACTTGCATACTTTGCTAAGTGCAAATCTATTTTGCATTGGAAGAGGTAAATAAGCTGCTATCAGACACCTCTGGAGTGGCATGTATCCTCTGAGACTAAACGGATAGGCACACACGTTAAAATTTaatttgccaattttttttaaactattctatttgtatggtgttgtcaatCAGCAGACCATTTGCTATTTTTGGAACTCCTAGGTAAGTGCATGGATAGACCCTCAAATGTGCAGTTACCTCTTTCTTCACTATGGCCAGGATACAGCTGTTCTAGAGCTAGATGTGAATCCCAGACTTGGATATATAAATTCCTACAGTAATCTAAAGAGCCTccccctgcctactttctaaattacataattcagCAATAATGTATAGTTACCGTCCTTCTGTGACGTGTGCCCGCACATGCACAAAAGCGCCGGAGTCCCAGCTTTGCACTGTAGCTGACACTCCATCTCTATTATGTTTCtgactttctgcttttattatacctatacggaaaactccagcatttccgtaggtataattgacatgctgcgatttgcaaaaacaagAGTGTTTTTGATAGCACAGCATTGCTAGAATCTAATCTACTTTGtaaataatgtaaaacactgcatttttgcaatgtggaacCCTGGCCTAAGCTCCTAAAGGAATTTTCCTATTAAAGACATTTTTGGAATATACATTGGCCCTGTACCTATCTCTAAAATCAATCTCATTGCCCTTCTATGTATCTAACCGTGACCTCCCTGTGAAGACTATCAGCTATGGTTGGGCTTTACGGAAACTGCATAGCTCTGATCTAAACAGCGTAGtgttgtttctgtaactcccattcaTCCCATTTTATCTATTTTGTTGATATTCCTTAAATGGCTTTATGTCtctaggccgggaccccacgtggtgcaaatactgtaaaacctctgcaaactttttgtctaaagcgctgtgggaagaactttgATGCcttgccgccgtggtttttcctgcagtgcttttttttactgtgggacgccacatggggctttagcctcaaggaggTAAGTTGGTTTTCCaggatctaatattaatggcttaTCTTTGGATGAAGTTGAACTGTAGTACCAGTTACAGATAATACATATAAATTAGGACCGTTAGGATGGATTCACACGCTAAAGATTTTGGTGCAGAATGTTCTACAATTTAAAATCAGTTTAATTCACCTGTATGATGTGTGGTAGCGAGTACATGGATTTTTGCAAATCAGATGTGGAAAATTTTGTTTAtgacttttttcttctttttgtcaCATGCCATAAATATCATGTATTTTTGGTGGGTTGTTATGTTCACAAGTTTTTATCATGCCATTTTAAGCATTTTTCACTCCTTTTGTCTATTGGAAAATGCCTCAAAGAACACCTTACCTAGAGCAGTGTTTTTCAACTTATTCAAGCAAAGTACCCCATAGTGAGAAAAAAACATCCCAACCAAGTAAACCCAAAATAGCGATCACTgatcaatgttaataaaataaggctttgtttgaAGCCTTTAATtagcctttaagaaaggctattcgtctcctacctttagacgtggtctccgccgcgccgttccgtagaaataccggttttaaccggtatgcaaataagctctccgcagcaatgagggcgggccccagcgctgaaaggccgatgaatgcatccccattgctgcccgagagctctttcctgcgccgcctccttcttctgcagcaactccgcctcttctggcttctcttgctcttgtagttctatacaggagcatagagaggccaccccaaaatggccaccggctggctcctgtattgaactgcaagagcggctacccaaaaatggccggcggccattttggggtggcctctctatgctcctatatagaactacaagaagaagaggtggagttgctgcagaagaaagagctctcgggcagcaatggggatgcgctcatcggcctttcagcgctggggcccgccggtATTTCTACCGGCCGGGtagaaaccggtatttctacggaacggcgtggcggataccacgtctaaaggtaggagacgaatagcctttcttaaggctattccgacgtgttcattagaaaaaaaagtagtttaatggtagaatccctttaagggtcttgagagacctcagagtataatagtagtttgtgggtgGCAAACATCACAAACTACCATTATTGGGAAGGGCAGGAGGGCTCTCCCCACCGCATGTACCGAGTCTTGCGAACCACTGATCTAGAGCATGCTGCATTATATAAATAGTCGTTTTACAGCTTTCCACAATATCTGAGTCTTATGAAGCCATAATATGGAATCTATTATAAAGTCAGCATTCAACAGAATAAAGGGTGCCTACACttctttagtatatagatgtataattatatatatatatatatatatatatatatatatatatatatatactttaattGGAATTTAATCACTAGATTTTGAATAAATTTAATTAGCTTTGTTCCAACTGATCATGGATGTCAGCTATTTATGCAGGAGTTGGAGTTTGAGCTGggttgtggaaaaatagaggagttggtTGGTTTGGCCTACCGATTCCAGTTTTGATGTAAAGGAGCATACGTACTGCATGTCTCCTATGCTATGCTCTATCCTGGGACTGATATCTCAAGTAGTTGTACATATAGAAAAGCCCCTTCTCTTAAGCCACACTTAGTAATCCAGTTGAAAGCAGATCTCGCCTGTGGGAGTCGTTTTACGTTTATCTTTCTTTGTATTCTGCTATCAGTCCCATGTTACCTCCACACAGCATCACATAGGCAGCTTTTGGGGGTCGGTAAATTATCCTTCTCTCTATGGTCTTTTAAAAATAAATCTAAGAGAACATAAGTATACAGTCATGGAGAATGATCTGTGGAGTatttcattataactgtgtgactatTTATCAGTAGTAGCTAGTCATAGGAGAGCCTTTGTGGAACAGTCCGTACAGGAAGTGAGATTGTGACATTTTCAGATAGCAGATGGTCATGTAATTTTGAGCACTATGGGATATGTTCGAACTAAAAAGAAGAATCAAATGAATTTTGAGATAGAAAGAAATAAGATTATACTAGCTGATTTATTACTAATTGGGACATAGGCACATAATGAATAATGAAAAGAAAGTGTCAATCTGtcgctttaaccctttcccaacatctgccgtaatagtactatATAAATATGGTGGCCGCTCAGGAACTGTACTTCATTTACTGTACTTCATGGTGcttcatttattatatgtccttatctctactctgtttgcaattgctacttttaatccctttatctgtcctctaggggacagacagtgtttgctatcagcataaaaaggtgtcagtatacatcagtatgtgcatcagtccgttttaaagtctcaaactgaagtCAAACGGACAggtggcatactgatgtgtgaaccaagcataacttATATTCTAACTATTATGTTATGGTAATGGCACACACTAAGAAACATCTGACAACCACCTGTAAGTCCGGAGGTAGGACCTGGGCTCCGAATGTGGCTTTAAAAAGCACATTTtatcacctccaacaagtccagctctttacatcattcaaTAGGttctgctcagtggcgtaactaccggggtagcagcactCCAACAGCAACTCCAGCACGTAACGatccctatttactgcagtgctgggggctgcctgaagatggagaggagctgcctcctcgaacagtccatcttttaacattAGTAAAGCTAgaaattgctgcctttactactgcacccaagcaggggctgcctgctgtccgggcccctgcctcccggcacttgcatagtgacagcaggCAGCAGGGgccttctatctcctgcccgctgtcccaagccctgtgccggcatctatactagtatattgaaggacctgagacatgacatcatgacgtcatcaaaggtcctttaatctactaacatagactcagtgtcttttgttgGTGGAGCttcccggattgtacaggtcagtgtacaatggggggggggatgggttataggctgtgaggaagagaggtacatgggtgtgcaggctgtgtgtgagaaagtctgcacccccattccttcctttgtcACATATAGCCTGCACagctatgtacccctcctactcacagtctgcacccacattctgccctatgtgagcaagaggagagaatgggtggtgtaggctgtgtgtgagtaagagggtgacctgggggcgcaggctgtgtgagagAAAGAAGGGTGACccgggggcgcaggctgtgtctgagaaagaagggggaatgggggtgcaagctgtgagtgagcaagagtgtggtggaatggggggttcccccctccagatcaccctcttgcttgcacacagcttgcacccccaatTCCCTCTTGCTTATATACACcgtgcaccccacgtcaccctcttattcacaaacatcctgcacacccatgtacccctcttggagggggccccatgtcaaaaagtttgccacggggccccgccattcctagttacatcactggttctggacattaggggcccggtgacagctgctaccattattctcggaggtcttttcggacccccgagtataatgatcggggccccctgttggtggaatactttccaccaacagggggccccgaagctgtagcaacggctgagacacaggagctgcagctctggctcctgtcagcgcttcaggatgctccccctctctcccccctccctttctctgctgtcctctgcccaccaatgagaggaggaggcggggcttatccctgccgagctcctgccgtcctgcactggaggaagaaaggaagaaggaaagtgaaactaaagctacacaggtacgtactggggttacttattaatatcaggcatatggggtgattacttgtgttttagtaactccatgtgcctcatattaatagcagttaaccccatcatctccctcacattaacccctgtgtgcctcaccataagagttactgatatgtgagacatatgggggtaataataatgaagatactttattattacctccatgtctctcacatatcagtaactcttatggtgaggcacacaggggttaatgtgagggaaatgatggggttaactgctattaatatgaggcacatggagttactaaattgtaatgcacatgaccagattttttatccacaatttgtcctggtatagcggtcagcaggtgacgtgacagtatttagtcctgtaggggccactattgggtataatactgtgtgcaggggccactattgggtataatactgtgtgcaggggccactatggaacataatagagcgcgcaggaatgcgtaggagggactcggtcgagatcttcggtgtcggggggccccatgtcaaaagttcgccacggggccccgccattcctagttacgccactgggttctgctccactgattctggcactgttggattttttctctatCTCACACCATTCcttagcaatcagtgctgttatctTTATTGTTTGATTTGCTATTTAGGTTCTATACTGTCATGCAGGAACAGGAGAGGGGTATCATTCTGACACCAACTGTCCCTAATTGCCTCCAGGCAATGCAATTAACTGCGCTTATTGGTTTGAaacagtggaggctagagaaaaaaattacattatattTATCTGAAATGTTCATTTG is part of the Leptodactylus fuscus isolate aLepFus1 chromosome 3, aLepFus1.hap2, whole genome shotgun sequence genome and encodes:
- the POPDC3 gene encoding popeye domain-containing protein 3: MGKQHEWLLERKKHCSSDVEANMRTEGMGGNLSFWESLVTGHPVCTNWKQEAEGSIYHLASILFVLGCMGGSGFSGLLYVYIFFALSFLCTCIWAWLDVCAADVFSWNFILLVICIVQIIHLAYQLRSVTFDKEFQDVYALVFQPLGISLTVFRKIISYCNAEVITLERDHCYAIQGKTPIDKLSLLVSGRIRVTVDGEFLHYIFPLQFLDSPEWDSLRPSEEGVFQVTLTAETKCKYITWRRKKLYLLFAKHRFISRLFSMLIRGDIADKLYALNEKVFVDSGFRFDIRLPNYYHMSLPEQSHSRAPTIRVQDFSTRRKATKRP